The nucleotide sequence CGCTGATCGTGGCACGGGAGCTGTTGGGGCACGTACTCGTTCACCGCACGCCGGAGGGTCTCACGGCGGGCCGGGTGGTCGAGGCGGAGGCGTACCTCGGGCCCAACGACCCGGCGAGCCACGCCTATCGCCGCACCGCACGCAGCCGGGTCATGTGGGGCCGGCCCGGCACGGCGTACGTCTACTTCACCTACGGCAACCACTTCTGCATCAACGTGGTCACCGAGACGGAAGGCGTGGCCGGCGCCGTGCTGATCCGGGCGCTCGAGCCCGTCGCCGGCCTCGACCTCATGCGGAGCCGGCGAGGGGTCGGCGACCCGCGGGAGCTGTGCTCGGGGCCCGGTAAGCTCACCGTCGCCATGGGTATCACCGGGGCCCACAAC is from Limnochorda sp. L945t and encodes:
- a CDS encoding DNA-3-methyladenine glycosylase, giving the protein MSTFGSESLEDPGGSLRPIERAFFDRPTLIVARELLGHVLVHRTPEGLTAGRVVEAEAYLGPNDPASHAYRRTARSRVMWGRPGTAYVYFTYGNHFCINVVTETEGVAGAVLIRALEPVAGLDLMRSRRGVGDPRELCSGPGKLTVAMGITGAHNGWDLTREPLYLAWGALREGETVGISPRIGIRRAADWPWRFFVEGSPFVSRSPRKSRAPRASWRP